One Ranitomeya variabilis isolate aRanVar5 chromosome 5, aRanVar5.hap1, whole genome shotgun sequence DNA window includes the following coding sequences:
- the SMIM44 gene encoding small integral membrane protein 44 isoform X2, whose protein sequence is MEVVPGSTLNFTASRAQAQSSYQYSVSSDSPSYADYKPLEMELIPLPRAVVYLLMAAVVVVAAVYAIVGHLIKDLAHDIADCILGPQTDSKAYPAPDLPPMRKCLLPLSADKLSIYCLPEQPTVCVPIGTSHEIPTSLSYPPSSYNRDCGQRKASLQSV, encoded by the exons ATGGAGGTCGTCCCCGGTTCAACCCTGAACTTCACCGCCAGCCGGGCGCAGGCACAGTCTTCATACCAATACTCCGTCTCCAGTGACAGCCCCTCGTACGCCGACTACAAGCCTCTGGAAATGGAGCTCATCCCTCTTCCACGAGCGGTCGTCTATCTTCTCATGGCAGCTGTGGTGGTGGTAGCTGCCGTGTACGCCATAGTGGGACATCTCATCAAAGACTTGGCACACGACATCGCAG ATTGCATcctgggaccgcagacagacagcAAGGCTTATCCCGCGCCTGACCTGCCGCCCATGAGGAAATGTCTCCTGCCTCTATCTGCAGATAAACTGAGTATTTACTGCCTGCCGGAGCAGCCCACCGTGTGCGTGCCTATCGGCACAAGCCACGAGATTCCCACCAGCCTCTCCTACCCACCATCATCATACAACAGAGACTGTGGCCAGAGGAAAGCTTCCCTGCAAAGTGTATGA
- the SMIM44 gene encoding small integral membrane protein 44 isoform X1 — protein sequence MSYVQDMEVVPGSTLNFTASRAQAQSSYQYSVSSDSPSYADYKPLEMELIPLPRAVVYLLMAAVVVVAAVYAIVGHLIKDLAHDIADCILGPQTDSKAYPAPDLPPMRKCLLPLSADKLSIYCLPEQPTVCVPIGTSHEIPTSLSYPPSSYNRDCGQRKASLQSV from the exons ATGTCTTATGTACAGGATATGGAGGTCGTCCCCGGTTCAACCCTGAACTTCACCGCCAGCCGGGCGCAGGCACAGTCTTCATACCAATACTCCGTCTCCAGTGACAGCCCCTCGTACGCCGACTACAAGCCTCTGGAAATGGAGCTCATCCCTCTTCCACGAGCGGTCGTCTATCTTCTCATGGCAGCTGTGGTGGTGGTAGCTGCCGTGTACGCCATAGTGGGACATCTCATCAAAGACTTGGCACACGACATCGCAG ATTGCATcctgggaccgcagacagacagcAAGGCTTATCCCGCGCCTGACCTGCCGCCCATGAGGAAATGTCTCCTGCCTCTATCTGCAGATAAACTGAGTATTTACTGCCTGCCGGAGCAGCCCACCGTGTGCGTGCCTATCGGCACAAGCCACGAGATTCCCACCAGCCTCTCCTACCCACCATCATCATACAACAGAGACTGTGGCCAGAGGAAAGCTTCCCTGCAAAGTGTATGA